The following is a genomic window from Candidatus Thermoplasmatota archaeon.
CTATATTACCATCATATTTAGGCTCTACAAGAATGACAGAAAACAACTAATATCCCTCAGGCTTTTTAGGTGCCCAAATCCAAACTCTAGTAATATGTGGAATTCTAACAATTACTGTGGTGAGTTTTAGCATGCTTGTGCCAGTATCGCCAATCATTATACCGCCGCCTGCCTCAGCTTCATAGCCCATAATAGGGACTGTTACAAGCGCTTCTCGCCATCTAGCATCTGTAGCTCTAGCTTCCATAACGTTATCTAAAACAATGGATTCGCCATCGTAATTTACAAGTTTGCCTTTAAAAGCTTGCCCGTCAACCATTACCACTACAATATCCTTGCCGACCATGCTTTTTAAATGCTCTTCAAGCAAGCTCATGGTAATCAAGAATAGATTTTCTAATTAATTAATGTTTGGGATAGCCCCGAGAGGATTCGAACCTCCGTCACCAGGTCCAAAGCCTGATATGATTGACCGCTACACCACGGGGCTGTCCAGTAAATTCCGCAACTTGGAATTTCTAGTCTGGATTTTAACGTTGAGATTCTATGCGAAGTTTAAGTAAATAGCTCTACTATTTCTTAAAAATTTTCGATTGTTCTCTCAGCTTCTCTATCGCTTCCTCAATTCTCTGGAGCACAAATTCTCTACCCAGCGATGCAAGCAAATAGCCAAGTCTAGGACCTTCTTCTCTGTTCAGTAGTATTTTATACAGTGCTTCAAAGCTTCTCTTAGGCTCAATACCCAATTCCTTTGAAAGTTCGTGAATTTTATTATGTATCTGTATAGGAGTGAACTCTACAATTTTAAGCTCCTCAGCAAATTTTCTGAGAAATTCTTTTTGAGATCTGCTCAGATCTACAAGAGGCAATGTTTCCTTGACTTCGAATTTAAACTGCTCAGGCGCATACTTACCTAGCCAGTTAATTGCGCGTTTATATTTATCCTCTAGCATTCGCTCAAATTCTCTGTCAGGCTTTATACCGAGCCTGTTTAAAATTGCCAGCAAGCTTGGAAAATCTTTAGCGAGCTGCACTAAAATCACCAAATGAGAGTATTCAAGCTGACAGAATTTTTCAGCAGGCTTCCCGAGCTGAGCAAGCTCATAACTTCTTTTTATATCTGATATTTCCTTTTCCAATGCGTATTTTTCAATGCCGTAATAAATCCTTTCAGTACGCTCATAATCTTCTGCAAGCCTGAGTAAGCTATAATTCATATCAATATCTTTATGCTTTGTGGGCTTCGTTCTGAAGAACAGATATTTTATGACTTGAGGTTCAACGCATTCTAGCATTTGTTCTGTAGTAATAATATTGCCTAGAGATTTAGACATTTTCTTTCCATCAACCATTATATGCTCGTAGAATACAGGATACGGTGGCTCGTAGCAATAAATCTCTTTAGCAATTAACTTTGCAGTATCGTAGGAGCCTCCTGCAGCAGAATGCTCTTTACCCAAAGGCTCGCAAGTTATATTTAAAAATTTCCAGCGTGCAGCCCACTCTATACGCCAGGGCAATTTACCGTTTCTTAAGCTACTGGCACCTTCGTAGTTACACCCAATTATTTTCTTTCTGCCAGCAATTCCGCCAACACATTTATAAAGAATATTTTCACCATCAAATTGATAAGCGTGTGTTGTTGCAATTTTACCGCACTTTTCACAGATAGGTTCAAATGGTAGCCAATCCAATGGTTTTTGAGCGCCCGAAACTTCTTTCAATATTTTTATTAGCTCTTTAGATTTTTCAATTGCTATTTTAGTATAGGGCAGGTAAATTCCTTTCTTATAAAGCTCTAAATCAGAATAAATTTCAGGCTTAATTCCTAGCTCAGCTAAAGTCTTAATAAAAGGCTTTGTGAAATGCTCTACAAATGAAGAGCAGCAATTGAAAGGGCACGGCAAACTTGATACAGGGATACCTAAATATTTATCAAATTCTTTTGGAATAGGCTGAGGAATGCTTCTAAGCGCATCTACGTCATCCATTATCCAAATACAATTTGCGCTACCGCCTTTTTCAGTTATAGCTCTAGCAATTGCATGAGCGATTATCACATCGCCCGCATTGCCAATATGTATAGAGCCTGAGATAGAAGTGCCGCTGGCAATTTTGTGTTTTTTGCCTTTTTTAAGCAACTCTTCTGCAACTACATCTACCCAGTGCATGTATTTACAAAGAAAGGTTAGGAAAGATTAAAATCTTTCTGATATATTATTAACTCGTGCTTGAATGTTTGGTAGTCATATTGCAATCGTTCTGGCTAATGCTACCTGCATACGTTTCTAATTCTTCTGCGGTACTTGTTGGCGGCGGCAAGCCAGTAGATTTGGGTAGGACTTTTTTTGATAACAAACGAATTTTCGGCGATGGTAAAACTTGGCTTGGATTAATAGGCGGAATAATTATAGGTATGGGTGTAGGAAGCGCGCAGATTGTTTCACTAAATATTGCAAAAATTTACAATTACTATAATAATTTCATTCCTGAGTTTGATACCAATACTAGTTTTGTTATCATTCTTTTCTGTCTGTGCTTTGGCGCAATGTTCGGCG
Proteins encoded in this region:
- the lysS gene encoding lysine--tRNA ligase, with product MHWVDVVAEELLKKGKKHKIASGTSISGSIHIGNAGDVIIAHAIARAITEKGGSANCIWIMDDVDALRSIPQPIPKEFDKYLGIPVSSLPCPFNCCSSFVEHFTKPFIKTLAELGIKPEIYSDLELYKKGIYLPYTKIAIEKSKELIKILKEVSGAQKPLDWLPFEPICEKCGKIATTHAYQFDGENILYKCVGGIAGRKKIIGCNYEGASSLRNGKLPWRIEWAARWKFLNITCEPLGKEHSAAGGSYDTAKLIAKEIYCYEPPYPVFYEHIMVDGKKMSKSLGNIITTEQMLECVEPQVIKYLFFRTKPTKHKDIDMNYSLLRLAEDYERTERIYYGIEKYALEKEISDIKRSYELAQLGKPAEKFCQLEYSHLVILVQLAKDFPSLLAILNRLGIKPDREFERMLEDKYKRAINWLGKYAPEQFKFEVKETLPLVDLSRSQKEFLRKFAEELKIVEFTPIQIHNKIHELSKELGIEPKRSFEALYKILLNREEGPRLGYLLASLGREFVLQRIEEAIEKLREQSKIFKK
- a CDS encoding CDP-2,3-bis-(O-geranylgeranyl)-sn-glycerol synthase yields the protein MLECLVVILQSFWLMLPAYVSNSSAVLVGGGKPVDLGRTFFDNKRIFGDGKTWLGLIGGIIIGMGVGSAQIVSLNIAKIYNYYNNFIPEFDTNTSFVIILFCLCFGAMFGDLLKSFVKRRLGIERGKKLMILDQLDFVLGAWLFLIIFSNDWFFRYFKLPHIIFILLVTPLFHRVVNVIGYKLGKKKVPW